A window of the Desulfotignum balticum DSM 7044 genome harbors these coding sequences:
- a CDS encoding tyrosine-type recombinase/integrase, producing the protein TGARVQEIADLKVIDIRLKTPSTIRLTGKGKKTRIIPLMPQTMNIIKKYMDDCGLLDEKKEETPLFFNKKREKLTRAGLSYILDKYAKKAATESKNPVLNKMSPHVLRHSKAMHLLQSGVNLIYIRDFLGHSSVTTTEIYAKSNSEMKRKAIENASSKVLPKENFSADEKEDLFEWLKTVI; encoded by the coding sequence ACTGGCGCCAGAGTTCAGGAAATTGCGGACCTGAAAGTAATTGATATACGATTAAAAACACCTTCAACAATTCGGCTGACTGGCAAGGGGAAAAAAACCAGGATCATACCGCTGATGCCGCAAACAATGAACATCATAAAAAAATATATGGATGATTGCGGTTTGCTTGATGAAAAAAAAGAGGAGACCCCTTTGTTTTTCAACAAGAAGAGGGAGAAACTTACGAGAGCCGGACTGTCCTATATTCTGGATAAATATGCAAAAAAAGCTGCGACAGAAAGCAAAAACCCGGTCTTAAATAAAATGTCACCGCATGTCCTTCGTCACAGCAAGGCTATGCACCTGCTGCAAAGCGGAGTAAATTTGATTTATATACGGGATTTTTTGGGACATTCTTCAGTTACGACTACTGAAATATACGCAAAATCCAATTCTGAAATGAAAAGGAAAGCCATTGAAAATGCAAGTTCAAAAGTACTGCCAAAAGAAAATTTTTCGGCTGATGAAAAAGAAGATTTGTTTGAATGGCTTAAAACCGTGATATGA
- a CDS encoding site-specific integrase, whose product MSEHYPQNIQSRLTGDRPSNDVIISNFSDHLKKRGHSDGTRYAYQAALMHFICWQNKKSPQAQTIDRVNVTFFLQEHLPVCHCSPPAFKHLKTVRAALNQLLLMQGQKRLQEIDFNCSSAIECRLRHFDNFLRDVCGFAKSTRVYRQRFVRTFLLKLFGAGVIDSAYITPESLIKHVAEEAINLKSSSVGVLLSSLRSYLRFLQFEGESSVSMAAAVPRPPNWLLTTLPPCLSTTELERFLDAFDISTSIGKRDYAMAHCLVDLGLRCHEVAAMKLDDINWYTGFVELPHTKNRRKAQIPLPEITGNAIVNYLRNARPATTSRSLFVFHRAPMGRGVAKTTVRGAIRRAFSRADLPWTGTHILRHTMATRMLQNNVSLKQIADVLRHRSIDTTQIYTKINLPELRHVAMPWPGRRS is encoded by the coding sequence ATGTCAGAACATTATCCCCAAAATATTCAAAGTCGCCTTACCGGTGATAGGCCAAGCAACGACGTCATCATCAGTAATTTTTCTGATCATTTAAAAAAACGCGGGCATAGCGATGGAACGCGGTATGCGTATCAAGCTGCTTTAATGCACTTTATTTGTTGGCAAAACAAGAAATCACCGCAAGCCCAAACGATTGACAGAGTAAACGTTACCTTTTTTCTCCAGGAACATCTGCCTGTATGCCACTGTTCTCCACCCGCATTTAAACACTTAAAAACCGTTAGGGCAGCACTTAATCAATTATTATTGATGCAGGGACAAAAACGCCTGCAGGAGATCGACTTCAACTGCTCTTCTGCTATTGAGTGCAGGTTACGCCATTTTGATAATTTTTTGCGGGATGTATGCGGATTCGCCAAATCGACAAGGGTTTATCGACAACGTTTTGTTCGCACTTTCCTTTTGAAGTTGTTTGGGGCTGGCGTGATAGATTCAGCATATATAACCCCCGAATCTCTGATAAAGCACGTTGCCGAAGAAGCTATCAACCTGAAGTCATCAAGTGTTGGCGTACTGTTGAGCTCGTTACGCAGTTATTTACGTTTCCTCCAATTTGAGGGTGAGTCCAGTGTTTCCATGGCAGCTGCGGTACCAAGACCTCCCAACTGGCTACTGACCACACTGCCACCATGCCTGAGCACTACGGAGTTAGAGAGATTTTTGGACGCGTTTGACATTTCCACCTCAATCGGTAAGCGTGACTACGCAATGGCACATTGCCTGGTCGATTTAGGGCTGCGTTGTCATGAAGTCGCAGCCATGAAGCTTGATGATATTAACTGGTATACTGGATTTGTTGAGTTGCCTCATACTAAAAACCGCCGTAAGGCGCAAATACCTCTGCCAGAAATAACAGGCAATGCAATTGTAAATTATTTGCGGAATGCTCGACCGGCGACAACCAGTCGATCGTTGTTTGTTTTCCACAGAGCACCTATGGGCCGAGGGGTGGCAAAAACTACAGTACGTGGAGCTATTCGTCGAGCTTTTTCACGTGCTGATTTGCCTTGGACAGGGACGCATATCCTTCGCCATACGATGGCAACACGAATGCTACAGAATAACGTCAGTCTTAAACAAATTGCTGATGTCTTACGGCACCGAAGCATAGATACCACTCAAATCTATACTAAGATAAATTTACCAGAACTCAGACATGTGGCTATGCCGTGGCCGGGGAGGCGGTCATGA